A window of Komagataella phaffii GS115 chromosome 1, complete sequence contains these coding sequences:
- a CDS encoding Ser/Thr protein kinase involved in salt tolerance, producing MGSKYLPNPCLLGILLTVATHDGPQLVFHYPPVPKEYGFHATPLGKDLGDDNVKEYYSSSSSGEDDGDIYDQSDVDDDTDSHDFTNTSSMSSNRWSGVSGSDMTSSVSPNNNYISGKALLDILDAKDRRRKRKEKKRRVLMKHLLAGGNDSSSVSVDDRSVKTGNNSVVNSGKSVLQEESSSYGVGSGFLTHPDQTNKVFGFDINFLSEIVTPPKKLCNTRFELTVDEMVFLGLPIHPKSSRYKKSDRNSHSHHSHSHHSRATSLDEDEFEVKPLLDSLNDLHFIESEKCPMHMFNLVFVMNPPVVEYNHRVDEMFHYVISRLCLLLRYEQDKHNFVWKEALNIMKLKEETAGLDIVSQWRDIIPQSDLAKLMRDTFESVSNARIVNLTINNKLRSFQIPIKTEFHTLPKEKVIPGSTLSSISPFTKDDSDEVDFKNIVNSDENLAFFTILLLDDPEVIIRDIQVAKESVIARFIRLIRPTKSMSRLATTSGLDLAQIKAFACHLVYWRRAKIIPAINTRNIYVISALAPLDRLEVHSMEFRTKFPSLPVLSKFLSLLSTSSNKPKQISRFIPSKDHRDLYLDAVSWLLKKGYILQLHTFLFLIISKEIKMSVEEELEREGYKGFGNNTQSIARPKTTETDEKLENASVTTDKVSTTSNDKETTDNTFKKDASKTSSSLKVDSQPSSKQIRIILEDDDNEDTILTDPLRTTFIERRWIHKCVEGKSPEVITLFYKLLRYMDGKNALEIFMQKAKVSRQDLKSLLTEVGEHIVVVRHW from the exons ATGGGCTCTAAGTACTTGCCTAATCCATGTTTACTAGGCATTCTACTTACAGTCGCAACTCATGATGGGCCACAGTTAGTATTTCACTACCCGCCTGTTCCGAAAGAGTATGGGTTTCATGCGACCCCTCTGGGCAAAGATCTCGGAGATGATAACGTCAAAGAATATTattcttcgtcttccaGTGGTGAAGACGACGGAGATATTTATGATCAGAGTGATGTAGATGATGACACAGACAGCCATGATTTTACTAACACTTCCTCAATGAGTTCGAATCGGTGGAGCGGAGTAAGTGGAAGTGATATGACTAGCTCTGTTTCTCCTAACAATAATTACATTTCCGGAAAGGCACTTTTGGACATTCTGGATGCTAAGGACAGAAGAcggaaaagaaaagaaaagaagcGGAGGGTTTTAATGAAGCATTTATTAGCTGGTGGGAATGACAGCAGTAGTGTAAGCGTTGACGATCGGAGCGTTAAAACAGGCAATAATAGTGTCGTCAATTCAGGAAAAAGCGTTCTGCAGGAAGAATCGTCATCATATGGCGTCGGAAGCGGTTTCTTGACTCATCCAGATCAAACCAACAAAGTTTTTGggtttgatatcaatttcttgagtGAGATTGTAACACCTCCGAAGAAACTATGCAATACCCGATTTGAATTAACTGTTGATGAGATGGTCTTCCTTGGTTTACCGATTCAT CCGAAGAGCAGTCGATATAAGAAAAGTGACAGAAACAGTCATTCTCACCATTCTCATTCACATCATTCTAGAGCCACTTCGCTGGACGAGGACGAGTTCGAAGTGAAACCGCTGTTAGATTCCTTAAATGACCTTCATTTTATAGAGTCAGAGAAATGCCCAATGCACATGTTCAATCTTGTTTTTGTCATGAACCCTCCAGTTGTTGAGTACAACCATCGTGTAGATGAGATGTTTCATTACGTGATTAGTAGATTGTGTTTACTACTGAGATATGAGCAAGATAAACACAAttttgtttggaaagaagCGCTGAATATAATGAAACTAAAAGAGGAAACAGCAGGATTGGATATTGTTAGTCAGTGGCGTGACATCATTCCTCAGTCAGATTTGGCAAAACTGATGAGAGACACGTTTGAATCCGTTTCCAATGCCAGGATTGTTAATTTGACCATAAACAACAAGTTGAggtcttttcaaattccCATAAAGACTGAGTTTCACACTCTGCCCAAAGAGAAAGTGATTCCAGGTTCAACATTATCTTCAATCTCACCGTTTACCAAGGATGATTCGGATGAAGtggatttcaagaacaTCGTGAATAGTGACGAGAATTTAGCATTCTTTACAATCTTACTCCTTGATGACCCTGAAGTCATCATTCGGGATATTCAAGTTGCAAAGGAAAGTGTTATTGCTAGATTCATCAGATTGATTAGACCCACCAAAAGTATGAGTAGATTGGCGACTACCAGTGGATTGGACCTTGCTCAGATCAAAGCATTTGCCTGTCATCTAGTTTATTGGAGACGTGCTAAGATAATCCCTGCGATAAATACTAGGAACATATACGTGATATCAGCATTGGCACCTTTGGATCGATTGGAAGTTCACAGCATGGAATTTCGAACCAAGTTTCCATCTCTACCCGTTCTGTCGAAGTTCCTATCACTGCTAtcaacatcttcaaacaaGCCAAAACAAATAAGCCGTTTTATTCCTAGTAAGGACCATCGAGATCTTTACCTGGATGCAGTCTCGTGGCTGCTAAAAAAGGGAtacattcttcaacttcatacctttcttttccttatTATCAGCAAAGAGATCAAGATGAGCGTGGAGGAAGAATTGGAGCGAGAAGGTTACAAAGGTTTTGGCAATAATACACAATCAATAGCAAGGCCAAAGACAACCGAAACGGACgagaaacttgaaaatgcCAGCGTGACGACTGACAAAGTAAGCACGACCTCTAATGATAAAGAAACGACTGATAACACATTTAAAAAGGATGCCAGCAAGACATCCTCCAGTCTTAAGGTTGATTCGCAGCCCTCCAGCAAACAAATCAGAATTATCCTAGAAGATGACGATAATGAAGACACAATACTAACAGATCCTCTTCGAACCACCTTCATTGAAAGACGTTGGATCCATAAATGCGTTGAGGGAAAATCGCCAGAAGTCATAACACTTTTTTACAAGCTCCTACGTTACATGGACGGAAAAAACGCCCTCGAGATTTTCATGCAAAAAGCTAAGGTATCAAGACAAGATCTTAAAAGTCTGTTGACAGAAGTTGGGGAACACATAGTGGTAGTTAGACATTGGTAA
- a CDS encoding Member of a stationary phase-induced gene family: protein MTNDDFKLKAGLAQMLKGGVIMDVVNVEQAIIAEKAGACAVMALERVPSDIRKEGGVSRMSDPQFIKEIMEAVSIPVMAKCRIGHFVEAQILESLGVDYIDESEVLTPADKKLHITKNDFKVPFVCGCRDLGEALRRTYVEGAAMLRTKGEAGTGDISEAVSHIALVKEQINQLLAIKTEKDLNAFAEELRVPIEVLREFKEAGGKFPVVNFAAGGVATPADAALCMQLGCDGVFVGSGIFKSEYPEKIAAAIVHAVTHYNDPAKLLEYSKDLGKCMFGITVDSLKSSEKLSTRGW from the coding sequence ATGACAAACGACGACTTCAAATTAAAGGCCGGACTGGCTCAAATGCTGAAAGGTGGAGTCATCATGGATGTGGTAAACGTTGAACAGGCCATCATCGCTGAGAAGGCAGGCGCATGTGCTGTCATGGCCCTAGAGAGAGTTCCATCTGATATTCGTAAGGAAGGTGGAGTGTCACGAATGAGTGATCCGCAATTCATCAAGGAAATCATGGAAGCTGTCTCCATTCCTGTCATGGCAAAATGTCGTATCGGACATTTTGTCGAAGCCCAGATATTGGAGTCTCTAGGCGTTGACTACATTGATGAATCTGAAGTTTTGACCCCAGCAGACAAGAAGTTGCACATTACCAAGAACGACTTCAAGGTGCCATTTGTTTGTGGCTGTAGGGATCTTGGAGAAGCTCTAAGAAGAACCTACGTTGAAGGAGCTGCTATGCTAAGAACCAAGGGGGAGGCAGGTACCGGTGACATCTCCGAGGCTGTCAGTCACATTGCTTTGGTAAAAGAACAAATCAACCAATTGCTAGCCATcaagactgaaaaagatttgaacGCCTTTGCTGAGGAGCTGAGGGTACCAATTGAGGTTCTCAGAGAATTCAAGGAAGCTGGTGGAAAGTTCCCTGTGGTAAACTTTGCTGCTGGAGGTGTTGCAACACCAGCTGATGCAGCATTATGTATGCAGTTAGGGTGTGACGGTGTCTTTGTTGGATCTGGAATCTTCAAGAGTGAATATCCTGAAAAGATAGCTGCTGCCATTGTGCACGCTGTCACCCATTACAATGACCCAGCTAAATTGCTGGAATACTCAAAAGATTTGGGTAAGTGCATGTTTGGAATAACTGTTGATAGCTTGAAATCTTCAGAGAAGCTTTCTACTCGTGGATGGTAA
- a CDS encoding Choline kinase, catalyzing the first step in phosphatidylcholine synthesis via the CDP-choline, whose protein sequence is MEKHLKQKGSSASTRTRTRSRSGSRTREFHSIRRPSMHRTTSSGSIKSLTSDLGNDSLDGSFNGEQDIEVPFVKAVLDHTLPTEYLKQDVIALLQSLRISKWHRLVPTENVIKELKLTRISGALTNSIYKVTYKHYYPLLLRIYGPNVESLIDRDTELKILFKLAKNNIGAKLLGCFTNGRFEEFLNHSVTLVKEQLREPKISRMIARRMKELHTGVQLDKYEVTRGPTCWYMIEKWLGIVENLLEGVDVQVQKSIFMVDIKTFRTHYEKYKKWVDGIYNGGLSYPPELVFCHNDTQYGNLLFYNPLESELSELTISDTTASSPVETPKLYDSGRNISTQSIHSLTKDSTKMDKKLVVIDFEYAAANVPAYDISNHFCEWMTDYHNTTAPHLLEVKRYPTRDEKLNLIATYVNYNGIEKNKRKNSFVEVSQENIKEVESKIKKLYNQCIYWRAASSVFWALWGVVQSGEDFKKYKSRQSTPTELDKSITKTTGIGPNGELYEITIDNEHDVGDGTVIEEAPESNDDFDYLQYTYQKVAMAYGDWIQLGLVDQSALDAEHQKNVKFLSCELLE, encoded by the coding sequence ATGGAGAAACACTTGAAACAGAAGGGTTCCAGTGCTAGCACGAGAACACGGACAAGGTCTCGATCTGGCTCTAGGACCAGGGAGTTTCACTCCATCAGAAGGCCCTCAATGCATCGAACCACTTCGTCCGGATCTATCAAGTCTTTGACGTCTGATTTAGGCAATGATTCCTTGGATGGGTCATTCAATGGCGAACAAGACATAGAAGTGCCGTTTGTTAAGGCTGTCTTGGATCACACTTTACCTACTGAGTACCTTAAACAGGATGTCATTGCTCTCTTACAAAGTTTGAGGATCTCCAAGTGGCACAGACTAGTTCCTACTGAAAACGTTATAAAAGAACTGAAACTTACTAGAATCAGCGGAGCGTTGACTAATTCAATTTACAAAGTCACCTATAAGCACTACTATCCTTTGTTACTTAGGATTTATGGTCCTAATGTTGAGTCTTTGATAGATAGAGATACagagttgaagattctCTTCAAGCTAGCCAAGAATAATATCGGTGCCAAACTGTTAGGTTGTTTTACAAATGGTAGATTTGAggaatttttgaaccacTCCGTTACCCTGGTTAAAGAGCAACTCAGGGAGCCTAAGATCAGTCGAATGATTGCTAGAAGAATGAAAGAACTCCACACTGGTGTCCAATTAGACAAGTACGAAGTGACTAGGGGCCCAACCTGTTGGTATATGATTGAAAAATGGCTTGGAATTGTGGAGAACCTGCTGGAAGGAGTGGACgttcaagttcaaaagAGTATTTTTATGGTTGACATCAAAACCTTTAGGACACATTATGAAAAGTACAAGAAATGGGTGGATGGCATTTACAATGGAGGACTTTCTTACCCTCCAGAACTAGTATTTTGTCACAATGATACTCAATACGGCAATTTGTTATTCTACAATCCACTAGAGTCTGAATTATCCGAATTGACCATCTCGGATACTACTGCAAGTTCTCCAGTGGAGACCCCCAAACTGTACGATTCAGGAAGAAATATTTCTACTCAGTCAATCCACTCTTTAACCAAAGACTCTACCAAGATGGATAAGAAACTAGTTGTTATCGATTTCGAATACGCAGCAGCCAACGTTCCTGCGTATGACATCTCCAACCATTTTTGTGAATGGATGACTGACTATCACAATACAACGGCCCCACATTTATTGGAAGTAAAGAGGTATCCTACCAGAGATGAGAAATTAAACTTGATTGCTACTTACGTCAATTATAATGGAATagagaagaacaagagaaaaaattcatttgttgaagtttcaCAGGAGAACATCAAGGAGGTTGAATCGAAAATTAAAAAATTATACAATCAATGTATTTACTGGAGAGCAGCTAGCTCCGTATTTTGGGCTCTTTGGGGAGTAGTTCAAAGTGGAGAggatttcaagaaatacAAATCAAGGCAGTCAACCCCTACCGAATTAGATAAAAGCATTACCAAGACTACAGGAATCGGCCCTAATGGTGAATTATATGAAATTACTATTGATAATGAACACGACGTTGGTGACGGGACGGTTATTGAGGAAGCACCAGAATCTAATGATGACTTTGATTATTTGCAGTATacttatcaaaaagttgcCATGGCTTATGGTGATTGGATTCAATTAGGACTTGTCGACCAGTCAGCTCTTGACGCAgaacatcaaaaaaatgTGAAGTTTCTTTCATGTGAGTTATTAGAATAG
- a CDS encoding Oligopeptide transporter — protein sequence MIDDDELKRPLLNPLNDENSLLEPFVSNYQSLNDVQSHFSFDKDDLQDIPITVQETLQLADRTLESELEVDPKVSCITFRYIVLSILFIVPGAIIDTVNSYRTTSADFSILLVQLLSNELGKLMAKTLPNRRVNLRWFSFSLNPGPWSTREAVLVTITAASGATGNQGTECISLAKIFYDEDTSPIIAILFMYCIVWVGYSYAAIAKSFVLYNPKFIWPKALMQTALFKSQSKTGNTGVMRVFVIALSAMTLWQFLPEYLFPMTSSLAVLCWIAPYNETANFIGSGLGGMGVLNFSLDWSNITSTVMLSPYWTIVIQFLGFAASCWVLVPFFKWYKGGIWSLGIMSNHLLTSTGEVYPTDKLISKNLTLNETAFNLYGPVYMGAQRVWGIFFDYAAYSSAIAWIAIFAYKDVKYLLIRLKEKLTQQEKSASADDEPLYHAGFPRIHKSSSKFHDIINKRYSVYEDIPNSWFLALFGLSFVILSSIFLTNSFYLPWIPFIIALFLGSIIITPLAYLYALSNFQLPIGTVNALLYGSMVHVSNAQVHPISGSVYTAIAGNAWYRAQFMLLDWKLGMYNNIPPKCVFFSQLFGNLMGVPFNYLALRWVVDTKLDYLRGTIKDPLNQWTGQELVNLNTNVIQYVLLGPQRLFQNYKILPFGFLLGLLAPLAIYKLYIWDTKRRLKFDLWNSTILFSTMSHFYGNISTGYLSKFLLGTFSMFYLFRFKHRLFSKFNYILAAAFDTGYNINVIILLILSTVTAKLMNDEGHFVHWWGNNSQSVERCFAL from the coding sequence ATGATAGACGACGATGAATTGAAGAGGCCATTATTAAACCCTTTGAACGACGAAAACTCTCTGCTAGAACCGTTTGTCAGTAACTATCAGAGCCTAAATGATGTCCAATCTCACTTTTCATTTGATAAGGATGATCTTCAAGATATACCCATAACTGTGCAAGAAACATTGCAATTGGCGGATCGCACTCTAGAATCGGAGTTAGAAGTAGATCCAAAGGTTTCATGTATTACCTTCCGATATATCGTATTGAGCATACTATTTATTGTACCTGGTGCTATTATTGATACAGTGAATTCATACAGAACAACATCGGCAGATTTTAGTATTTTGTTGGTACAGTTGTTATCAAATGAGCTTGGAAAATTAATGGCTAAAACTCTTCCCAACAGGAGAGTCAATCTAAGATGGTTTTCTTTCAGCCTCAACCCAGGACCGTGGTCCACCAGGGAGGCTGTCCTGGTGACTATAACAGCAGCTTCAGGAGCAACCGGAAACCAAGGCACAGAATGTATCTCATTGGCAAAAATTTTCTACGATGAGGATACTTCTCCAATAATAGCGATACTGTTCATGTATTGTATTGTTTGGGTTGGGTATTCATATGCTGCAATTGCGAAGTCTTTTGTTCTATACAATCCCAAATTTATATGGCCCAAAGCTCTGATGCAAACAGCTTTGTTCAAAAGTCAGAGCAAGACTGGAAACACAGGTGTGATGAGGGTCTTTGTCATCGCATTGTCTGCTATGACTCTATGGCAATTTTTGCCTGAGTATCTGTTCCCCATGACATCCTCTCTGGCTGTCTTATGTTGGATAGCACCGTACAATGAGACGGCAAACTTCATTGGAAGCGGATTGGGTGGAATGGGAGTTTtaaatttttctttggattgGAGTAATATAACATCGACCGTAATGTTGAGTCCCTATTGGACAATAGTGATTCAATTCTTAGGGTTTGCTGCTTCCTGTTGGGTTCTGGTCCCCTTCTTCAAGTGGTATAAAGGTGGGATATGGTCTCTAGGTATCATGTCTAATCACCTACTTACTTCCACTGGAGAGGTCTATCCAACTGATAAACTAATCTCTAAGAACTTGACTCTTAACGAAACTGCTTTTAACTTGTACGGCCCCGTTTATATGGGAGCTCAAAGAGTTTGGGGCATATTTTTTGATTACGCAGCATATTCTAGTGCAATTGCGTGGATAGCCATTTTTGCATATAAAGATGTCAAATATCTTCTAATTCGCTTGAAGGAAAAGCTGACGCAACAAGAAAAGTCAGCATCAGCAGATGATGAACCGTTGTACCATGCAGGGTTTCCACGTATTCATAAATCTTCATCTAAATTTcatgatatcatcaataaGAGATATTCTGTTTATGAGGACATTCCGAACTCGTGGTTCTTAGCTCTATTTGGTTTGAGTTTTGTTATTTTATCTTCCATTTTCCTTACCAACTCCTTTTATTTGCCTTGGATTCCATTCATAATAGCACTATTTTTGGGCAGCATAATTATTACTCCATTGGCCTACCTCTACGCTTTGTCCAACTTTCAACTACCAATAGGCACAGTGAATGCACTGTTATATGGATCGATGGTTCATGTTTCCAATGCCCAAGTACACCCAATCAGCGGATCAGTATATACTGCAATCGCAGGCAACGCATGGTACCGAGCTCAGTTTATGCTACTTGACTGGAAATTGGGAATGTACAATAATATTCCTCCCAAATGTGTATTTTTCTCTCAGTTGTTTGGCAACTTGATGGGCGTTCCTTTTAATTATCTAGCTTTGAGATGGGTCGTAGACACAAAGCTTGATTATCTTAGGGGCACTATCAAGGACCCTTTAAACCAATGGACAGGTCAAGAGCTGGTGAATTTGAATACCAATGTTATACAGTACGTTCTTCTGGGGCCCCAACGCTTGTTTCAGAACTACAAAATTCTTCCCTTCGGGTTTTTGTTGGGTCTATTAGCTCCCCTGGCAATTTACAAACTTTACATTTGGGATACCAAACGTCGGCTTAAATTTGATTTATGGAATAGCACCATTTTGTTTTCTACGATGTCACATTTTTACGGCAATATAAGTACTGGTTACTTGAGCAAGTTTTTACTAGGAACCTTTTCCATGTTTTACCTCTTCAGATTCAAACATCGATTattttccaagttcaactACATTTTAGCCGCAGCATTTGATACCGGATACAACATCAACGTCATAATACTACTTATCTTATCTACTGTGACTGCGAAGTTGATGAATGATGAGGGTCATTTTGTTCATTGGTGGGGAAACAACAGTCAGAGTGTAGAGAGGTGTTTTGCGTTGTAG